Proteins encoded together in one Oncorhynchus nerka isolate Pitt River linkage group LG19, Oner_Uvic_2.0, whole genome shotgun sequence window:
- the LOC115101323 gene encoding LOW QUALITY PROTEIN: serine/threonine-protein kinase MARK2-like (The sequence of the model RefSeq protein was modified relative to this genomic sequence to represent the inferred CDS: inserted 1 base in 1 codon): MSTRTVTRTALLTIEHSSNQSPSESKAGGRANMPRCRNSVPTTADEQPHIGNYRLLKTIGKGNFAKVKLARHVLTGKEVAVKIIDKTQLNSSSLQKLFREVRIMKLLNHPNIVKLFEVIETEKTLYLIMEYASGGEVFDYLVAHGRMKEKEARAKFRQIVSAVQYCHQKCIVHRDLKAENLLLDADMNIKIADFGFSNEFTMGNKLDTFCGSPPYAAPELFQGKKYDGPEVDVWSLGVILYTLVSGSLPFDGQNLKELRERVLXGKYRIPFYMSTDCENLLKKFLILNPTKRGSLEQQIMKDRWMNVGHEEEELKPFIEPQPDYKDPKRTDIMLQMGYSAEEIQDSLVNQKYNEVMATYLLLDYRNTEMDECISLSMKSRPGSDLTNSNAQSPSHKVQRSTSSNLKPRRATDAGSSASKRSQGDNKQTAEDYGRKGSGTGSSTKVPPSPIATADRKRSTPTPSTNSILSTGTSRSRNSPVPERATLGVQNGKDSLTTPGSRASTASAAAVLSSSHPRHHKSLSTSAHPSPPDIHAHRPSTAPQRVPVASPSAHNIGSSTATDRSNFPRNVTSRSTFSAGQQRAARDQHTSTYNGPPSSPSLSYGNSQARRAGGTGIFRKFTSKFVRRNLTFRFPRSPYEGEGRDEASRPMLTTAEKLEKVTLGSVGDENKDFLSSTSTVPSTPTSSLTSKDHKPRSLRFTWSMKTTSSMEPNEMMKEIRKVLDSNSCEYELRERYMLLCVSGNPACDDFVQWEMEVCKLPRLSLNGVRFKRISGTSIAFKNIASKVANELKL, from the exons ACAGTAACCAGGACGGCATTATTAACAATTGAACATTCTTCAAACCAG TCTCCCTCTGAGTCCAAGGCAGGCGGGCGTGCCAATATGCCGCGGTGCCGGAATTCTGTCCCCACGACGGCAGACGAGCAGCCACACATTGGCAACTACCGACTGCTAAAGACCATTGGCAAGGGCAACTTTGCCAAGGTCAAACTGGCCCGGCATGTCCTCACAGGGAAAGAG GTGGCCGTGAAAATCATTGACAAAACTCAACTTAACTCTTCCAGTCTCCAAAAG CTGTTTCGTGAAGTGAGGATCATGAAGTTGCTGAATCATCCAAATATCG TTAAGTTATTTGAAGTTATTGAGACTGAGAAGACACTGTACTTGATCATGGAGTATGCCAGTGGAG GTGAGGTGTTTGATTACCTTGTTGCTCACGGGAGAATGAAGGAGAAAGAGGCCAGAGCCAAATTTAGACAG ATAGTTTCAGCGGTACAGTACTGCCACCAGAAGTGCATTGTACACAGAGACCTAAAG GCAGAGAACCTACTCCTAGATGCTGACATGAACATCAAGATCGCAGACTTTGGTTTCAGCAATGAGTTCACCATGGGGAACAAGCTGGACACGTTCTGTGGCTCCCCACCCTACGCCGCCCCAGAGCTGTTCCAAGGGAAGAAGTATGACGGGCCCGAGGTGGACGTCTGGAGCCTGGGGGTCATCCTCTACACCCTGGTCAGCGGCTCTCTGCCCTTCGACGGGCAGAACCTCAAG GAGCTGCGTGAACGGGTTC CGGGGAAGTATAGGATTCCCTTCTACATGTCCACAGACTGCGAGAACCTGCTCAAGAAGTTCCTCATTCTCAACCCAACCAAGAGGGGCAGCCTGGAG CAGCAGATCATGAAGGACCGCTGGATGAATGTAGGCcatgaggaggaggagctgaagcCCTTCATCGAGCCCCAGCCAGACTATAAGGACCCCAAGAGGACAG ATATCATGTTGCAGATGGGCTACTCTGCAGAGGAGATCCAGGACTCGCTCGTCAACCAAAAATACAATGAAGTCATGGCCACATATCTATTACTGGATTACAGGAACACAGAG ATGGACGAATGTATCAGTCTGTCAATGAAATCCCGCCCAGGAAGTGACCTCACAAACAGCAATGCCCAATCTCCTTCTCATAAGGTACAGCGCAGTACCTCATCCAATCTGAAGCCCCGGAGAGCAACAGATGCAG GTTCTTCTGCTTCCAAGCGTTCCCAGGGCGACAACAAGCAGACAGCAGAGGATTATGGGAGGAAAGGTTCTGGCACTGGCAGCTCCACTAAAGTCCCTCCCAGTCCTATAGCAACAGCAGATCGTAAGAGGAGCACCCCAACCCCCTCCACC AACAGCATCCTGTCCACTGGTACGAGTCGCAGTCGGAACTCGCCGGTCCCTGAGAGGGCCACACTTGGGGTCCAGAATGGAAAGGACAG CCTGACCACCCCAGGGTCCCGTGCCTCCACAGCCTCGGCAGCTGCCGtactctcctcctcccacccccgACATCACAAGTCCTTGTCCACCTCTGCTCACCCCAGCCCCCCAGACATCCATGCACACCGGCCCAG CACCGCCCCTCAGAGAGTACCGGTGGCGTCTCCTTCTGCCCACAACATCGGCAGTTCCACGGCGACAGACCGTTCCAACTTCCCCAGAAATGTGACCAGCCGAAGCACTTTCAGTGCCGGCCAGCAGAGGGCGGCACGGGACCAACATACCTCCACTTATAATGGTCCCCCAtcatccccatccctctcctacGGGAACAGCCAAGCCCGAAGAGCAGGGGGCACTGGCATCTTCAGAAAGTTCACTTCTAAATTTGTGCGCAG AAATCTCACATTCAGATTCCCCAGAAG CCCGTATGAGGGAGAGGGTCGAGATGAGGCCAGCAG ACCCATGCTGACCACCGCTGAGAAGCTGGAGAAGGTCACTCTGGGCTCTGTAGGAGATGAGAACAAGGACTTCCTGTCCTCCACCTCTACGGTACCCAGCACCCCGACTTCAAGCCTGACCTCCAAGGACCACAAGCCCCGCTCGCTGCGCTTCACCTGGAGCATGAAGACCACCTCCTCCATGGAGCCCAATGAGATGATGAAGGAGATCCGGAAGGTTTTGGACTCGAACAGCTGCGAGTATGAGCTGCGGGAGCGCTACATGCTGCTGTGCGTGTCTGGGAATCCCGCCTGTGACGACTTTGTCCAGTGGGAGATGGAGGTTTGCAAGCTGCCCCGCCTCTCCCTCAATGGGGTTCGCTTTAAGCGCATTTCTGGCACGTCCATCGCCTTCAAGAACATCGCTTCCAAGGTTGCCAATGAGCTCAAACTTTGA
- the LOC115101320 gene encoding aldo-keto reductase Mvan_2161-like isoform X1 → MSIFFFLQPSTPQPFHLALMSSPLHSFRLNTGAQMPLLGLGTYRLQGEQMHLSVDAALGEGYRAFDTAAVYGNEADLGHALLDLMPKHNLTRADIFLISKLSPADMGSKAREGCARSLERLGLGGYIDLYLIHWPGTEGLEPEDERNAQHRAHSWTVMEELYANGMLRAIGVSNYSPRHLIELLETCRVRPAVLQVEFHPRLTQKKLRVICRDSGVCFQAYSSLGKGALLLEPEVVAMAEGHGRTPSQVLLRWAIQQGVAVLPRSARPKRVRENGQVFDFDLDEGGMERLSDMDSGTRFCKRDPTSVV, encoded by the exons ATgtccatatttttttttttacagcccAGTACTCCCCAGCCCTTCCATCTGGCGTTGATGTCTTCCCCCCTGCACTCCTTTAGACTGAATACTGGGGCTCAGATGCCCCTCCTGGGCCTAGGAACATACAGGCTGCAAGGTGAGCAAATGCACCTGAGTGTTGACGCTGCACTCGGGGAAGGGTATCGTGCCTTTGACACTGCTGCGGTGTACGGCAATGAAGCAGACTTGGGCCATGCCCTGTTGGACCTGATGCCCAAACACAACCTGACCAGAGCAGACATCTTTCTCATCAGTAAGCTGTCCCCAGCGGACATGGGCTCGAAGGCCAGAGAGGGCTGTGCTCGTAGCCTGGAGAGGCTGGGGCTAGGGGGATACATTGACTTGTACCTCATCCACTGGCCTGGAACTGAGGGTCTGGAACCAGAAGATGAGAGGAATGCACAGCATCGAGCCCACAGCTGGACTGTCATGGAGGAGCTCTATGCCAATGGGATGCTCAGAGCAATTGGGGTCTCAAACTACTCTCCAAGGCACCTGATAGAGCTGCTGGAGACCTGCAGGGTGCGCCCTGCCGTGCTGCAG GTGGAGTTCCATCCTAGACTGACACAGAAGAAGCTGAGGGTCATTTGCAGGGACTCGGGAGTCTGCTTCCAGGCGTATTCATCTCTGGGGAAAGGTGCCCTGTTGTTGGAACCAGAAGTTGTTGCTATGGCGGAGGGGCATGGCAGAACTCCCTCCCAGGTGCTCTTGAGGTGGGCCATTCAGCAGGGTGTGGCTGTGTTACCCAGGTCCGCACGGCCCAAGAGGGTGAGAGAAAATGGGCAGGTGTTTGACTTTGACCTGGATGAAGGGGGAATGGAGAGACTGTCTGACATGGACAGTGGAACAAGATTCTGCAAAAGAGATCCCACTAGTGTGGTCTAG
- the LOC115101321 gene encoding bcl2-associated agonist of cell death-like, giving the protein MDHIHDCVDECESDHSGTTHNSEFQLHVSTTMSNRPRPGERVRLYSESQVCSQVGKREDTEFQDVMTPTEDGGGDGASFRGRSQSAPPALWAAKKYGCQLRRMSDEFDTWLDKGEPKRGISPGGGKQKVSRGWFSFLWSPKEAEGRE; this is encoded by the exons ATGGACCACATACATGATTGTGTGGATGAATGTGAGTCTGACCACTCAGGAACCACGCACAACTCAGAATTTCAGCTCCATGTCTCAACTACAATGAGCAACAGACCAAGACCAG GTGAGCGAGTCCGGCTCTACTCAGAGTCCCAGGTGTGCTCCCAGGTTGGAAAAAGGGAAGACACAGAGTTTCAGGATGTGAtgactcctactgaggatggcgGGGGTGATGGGGCTTCATTCCGAGGCCGATCACAGTCTGCTCCTCCTGCACTGTGGGCTGCAAAGAAATATGGCTGCCAGCTGAGGAGGATGAGTGATGAATTTGACACCTGGCTCGACAAAGGG GAGCCCAAGAGAGGGATTAGCCCAGGAGGAGGCAAGCAGAAAGTCTCCCGAGGATGGTTCTCTTTCCTCTGGAGTCCAAAGGAGGCGGAAGGCAGGGAGTGA
- the LOC115101320 gene encoding aldo-keto reductase Mvan_2161-like isoform X2: MSSPLHSFRLNTGAQMPLLGLGTYRLQGEQMHLSVDAALGEGYRAFDTAAVYGNEADLGHALLDLMPKHNLTRADIFLISKLSPADMGSKAREGCARSLERLGLGGYIDLYLIHWPGTEGLEPEDERNAQHRAHSWTVMEELYANGMLRAIGVSNYSPRHLIELLETCRVRPAVLQVEFHPRLTQKKLRVICRDSGVCFQAYSSLGKGALLLEPEVVAMAEGHGRTPSQVLLRWAIQQGVAVLPRSARPKRVRENGQVFDFDLDEGGMERLSDMDSGTRFCKRDPTSVV, translated from the exons ATGTCTTCCCCCCTGCACTCCTTTAGACTGAATACTGGGGCTCAGATGCCCCTCCTGGGCCTAGGAACATACAGGCTGCAAGGTGAGCAAATGCACCTGAGTGTTGACGCTGCACTCGGGGAAGGGTATCGTGCCTTTGACACTGCTGCGGTGTACGGCAATGAAGCAGACTTGGGCCATGCCCTGTTGGACCTGATGCCCAAACACAACCTGACCAGAGCAGACATCTTTCTCATCAGTAAGCTGTCCCCAGCGGACATGGGCTCGAAGGCCAGAGAGGGCTGTGCTCGTAGCCTGGAGAGGCTGGGGCTAGGGGGATACATTGACTTGTACCTCATCCACTGGCCTGGAACTGAGGGTCTGGAACCAGAAGATGAGAGGAATGCACAGCATCGAGCCCACAGCTGGACTGTCATGGAGGAGCTCTATGCCAATGGGATGCTCAGAGCAATTGGGGTCTCAAACTACTCTCCAAGGCACCTGATAGAGCTGCTGGAGACCTGCAGGGTGCGCCCTGCCGTGCTGCAG GTGGAGTTCCATCCTAGACTGACACAGAAGAAGCTGAGGGTCATTTGCAGGGACTCGGGAGTCTGCTTCCAGGCGTATTCATCTCTGGGGAAAGGTGCCCTGTTGTTGGAACCAGAAGTTGTTGCTATGGCGGAGGGGCATGGCAGAACTCCCTCCCAGGTGCTCTTGAGGTGGGCCATTCAGCAGGGTGTGGCTGTGTTACCCAGGTCCGCACGGCCCAAGAGGGTGAGAGAAAATGGGCAGGTGTTTGACTTTGACCTGGATGAAGGGGGAATGGAGAGACTGTCTGACATGGACAGTGGAACAAGATTCTGCAAAAGAGATCCCACTAGTGTGGTCTAG